In Edaphobacter dinghuensis, a genomic segment contains:
- a CDS encoding NAD(P)H-hydrate dehydratase codes for MKILTAAEMGAADRRTVEEFETPLGALMEAAGSAVAAFCLRQYPAASRVTVLCGKGNNGGDGFVAARVLAAAGKTVRVLLLGRVDELKGEAAAALARLQSETAEVSILEVVDEVMLRNAHGEEGLFVDAIVGTGFKPPLRGLALAARDLLKELNVPVVAVDLPSGWDADSMEQTVEGAFRADAVVTFTAPKLAHVFGHLTAETFGPVVVADIGSPDAAVRSETGFTWAGAAKTLTEKPRPMNSNKGKFGHVLVVGGAWGKAGAPSMASLAALRTGAGLVTAGVPESTVGIVAAVAPELMITSLAESQGLLRNLEGGRLEKLMKGITVLAVGPGLGTDGDASEFARELVAKTQVPVVIDADGLNAFVGKTELLKAEWRTLVLTPHPGEMARLAGMTVKEVEADRVGLARRFATEHGLTLVLKGWRTLVAHPDGSVAVNTTGNPSMAKGGSGDILTGIVAAMLAQFPNDVARAVETAVYLHGLAGDFAAHAMDEHTVLATDTVKHLSDAFRYRVKDADGLTWICGLHGQNFKEHRAA; via the coding sequence ATGAAGATTCTGACAGCGGCTGAGATGGGCGCGGCGGATCGTCGTACCGTGGAGGAGTTTGAAACTCCGCTTGGTGCCTTGATGGAAGCGGCTGGCAGCGCGGTGGCTGCTTTTTGCCTTCGACAGTATCCCGCAGCTTCGCGCGTTACCGTGCTGTGCGGAAAGGGCAACAATGGCGGCGATGGATTCGTTGCGGCGCGAGTGCTGGCGGCAGCGGGGAAGACGGTGCGGGTTCTTCTGCTCGGGCGTGTGGACGAGCTAAAGGGGGAGGCGGCTGCGGCGTTGGCGCGGCTGCAATCGGAGACTGCCGAGGTTTCTATTCTTGAAGTAGTAGATGAGGTCATGCTTCGTAATGCACACGGTGAAGAAGGGTTATTCGTCGATGCGATTGTGGGGACGGGTTTCAAGCCGCCGCTGCGAGGGCTTGCGCTGGCTGCACGAGATCTATTGAAGGAACTGAATGTGCCGGTGGTAGCAGTGGATCTGCCTTCGGGGTGGGATGCGGATTCGATGGAGCAAACAGTGGAAGGGGCGTTTCGGGCGGATGCTGTGGTGACATTTACGGCTCCGAAGCTGGCTCATGTATTTGGGCATCTGACGGCGGAGACGTTTGGCCCGGTGGTTGTAGCGGACATTGGATCGCCGGATGCCGCCGTGAGATCAGAGACTGGATTCACCTGGGCAGGAGCCGCGAAGACTCTTACAGAGAAGCCTCGACCAATGAACTCGAACAAGGGAAAGTTTGGGCATGTGCTTGTAGTGGGGGGCGCGTGGGGGAAGGCTGGCGCTCCGTCGATGGCTTCGCTTGCGGCCTTGCGTACCGGAGCAGGTCTCGTGACTGCGGGAGTGCCGGAGAGCACCGTTGGGATCGTGGCGGCGGTTGCCCCGGAGTTGATGATTACCTCTTTAGCTGAGAGTCAGGGATTGCTCCGGAATCTTGAAGGTGGTCGGCTGGAAAAGCTGATGAAAGGGATTACCGTTCTGGCAGTGGGACCGGGGCTGGGGACGGATGGAGATGCCTCTGAGTTTGCACGTGAGCTTGTGGCGAAGACTCAGGTACCGGTGGTGATCGATGCCGATGGGTTGAATGCGTTTGTGGGCAAGACAGAATTATTGAAGGCCGAGTGGCGGACGCTGGTGTTGACGCCGCATCCAGGAGAGATGGCGCGGCTGGCGGGGATGACGGTGAAAGAGGTTGAAGCGGACCGTGTAGGGTTGGCGCGGCGGTTTGCAACGGAGCATGGATTGACTCTGGTGCTGAAGGGATGGCGGACGCTGGTGGCGCATCCCGATGGCAGCGTGGCGGTGAATACGACGGGGAATCCGTCGATGGCGAAGGGCGGCAGCGGAGATATTTTGACGGGGATTGTGGCGGCGATGCTGGCGCAGTTTCCCAATGACGTGGCGAGAGCAGTAGAGACAGCTGTTTACCTGCATGGCTTGGCAGGAGATTTTGCTGCCCATGCGATGGATGAGCATACTGTTCTTGCTACCGATACGGTGAAGCATCTCTCTGATGCGTTTCGTTACCGGGTGAAGGATGCAGATGGGTTGACGTGGATCTGCGGGCTGCACGGCCAGAATTTTAAAGAGCATAGGGCGGCATAA
- the tsaE gene encoding tRNA (adenosine(37)-N6)-threonylcarbamoyltransferase complex ATPase subunit type 1 TsaE, translated as MSMMKEKLREKRFRTRSVAGTLALGETLAEMLRPPKLVILRGEVGAGKTTLVKGIARALGAAYEEDVTSPTFTLVHEYDGPKVHLFHLDLYRLETEEQIAVLGLEEMIAEPNALVLVEWGERFESVVKLADGEIAMEHGEGDERGLIVRWRE; from the coding sequence ATGAGCATGATGAAAGAGAAGTTGCGGGAGAAGCGCTTCAGGACAAGATCAGTTGCTGGAACGCTGGCATTGGGAGAGACGCTGGCGGAGATGCTTCGACCTCCCAAGCTGGTGATATTGCGAGGTGAGGTTGGCGCGGGTAAGACGACGCTGGTGAAGGGCATTGCGCGGGCGCTGGGTGCGGCGTATGAGGAGGATGTGACCAGTCCGACGTTTACGCTGGTGCACGAGTACGATGGGCCGAAGGTGCATCTCTTCCATCTTGATCTCTATCGCCTGGAGACGGAAGAGCAGATTGCGGTGCTGGGGCTTGAAGAGATGATTGCCGAGCCGAATGCGCTGGTTCTGGTGGAGTGGGGCGAGCGGTTCGAAAGCGTGGTAAAGCTGGCCGATGGGGAGATCGCCATGGAGCATGGCGAGGGCGATGAGCGCGGTCTGATCGTTCGCTGGCGAGAGTAG